The segment AGCGGCCGGCCTACCCGGCTGCCTGCCGCCCCTGTGGCACTGGCTCTACTTCCATGCCCCGGCCAGGCAATCCCGGCTGGCGCCGGACGGGCATCCCGCGAAGGGCGAATTTCTGCCGCCAATCACACTGCCCAGACGCATGTGGGCCGGCGGCAGATTGACTTTCCTGCAGGACATACCCGTAGGTTGCGAGGTGACCCGAACGTCAACCATAGACAACATCTCACAGAAACAGGGGCGCAGCGGCAGGCTGGCCTTTGTGCTGGTACGACACGCGATTAACGTCGATGGCAAACCTGCCGTACTGGAACATCACGATATCGTGTACCGCGATGCACCGGTGTCGAACGCCGAACCGACTGCAGTAAACGAGGCTCCCCTGGCACCTCAGGATTGGGACTTCAGCAGGCAACACTGTGCCGACATTGTGCTGTTATTCCGTTATTCGGCCCTGACCTTCAACGCCCACCGTATACACTACGACCGCGATTATGCGGTGGGCAAAGAAGGTTATCCGGGCCTCGTTGTACATGGCCCGCTACTGGCAACTCTGCTGATGGAGCTGTTAACGGATAACAAGGCGCCAATCAGACTGCAGGAGTTTTCCTTTCGGGCCCTGCGCCCGGTATTTGATAACCAGCCTTTCAGGGCCTGCGGAAAACTGCTTGAAGACGGTCAGTGTCAATTGTGGATAGCCAATCAGGACAACCATCTGTGCATGGAGGCAATGGCCCACTTTCACACCGGAGGCTAAGGACCCTCTGATCAGTTACCGTGTTGCTCTGCGGAATGAATCGGGGTTTCGTTAATAAGACCGCGGCATGCCGAGCACATGCTCACTCAGGTACGAGAGGATCAGGTTGGTGGAGATTGGCGCAACCTGATAAAGCCGGGTCTCCCGCAGCTTTCTCTCGATATCGAATTCCCGTGCAAAGCCATAGCCCCCATGAGTCTGCACACAGACATCACCGGCCTCCCAGGAGGCCTCGGAGGCAAGCAGCTTGGCCATATTGGCCTCCGCGCCACAGCGCTCTTCACGGTCAAACAGCTCAGCCGCTTTCCAGGTCATCAGTTCTGCGGCCCGCATGTTGGCGTAGGACCGCGCGATGGGAAACTGGACTCCCTGGTTCATGCCGATAGCCCGCCCGAAAACCTCCCGGTTTGAAGCATAGGCACTGGCGCGCTCGATGAAAAATTTACAGTCTCCGATGCATTCATAGGCAATCAGGATCCGCTCGGCGTTCATGCCATCCAGAATGTAGCGAAACCCCTTGTGCTCTTCACCGACAAGGGAATCGGCCGGGATTTTCATGTCCTCAAAAAACAGCTCGGTGGTGTGATGATTCATCATCGTTTCGATCGGTCTGACAGTCAGACCCCGCTCGCGCACCTCGCGCATATCCACCAGAAACACGCTCAGTCCATCGGTCTTCTTCGTCACTTCCTGCAATGGTCTGGTGCGCGCGAGCAGCAGTAACAGATCGGAATGGGCTGCCCGACTGATCCAGATCTTCTGGCCATTTACCACGTAGTGATCGCCGCGCTTCTCGGCAAAGGTATTGATAGACGTAGTATCGGTGCCGGCCGCCGGTTCCGTGACGCCGAAGGCCTGAAGCCTGAGCCGGCCACTGGCAATCTCTGGCAGGTAGTGTTGCTTCTGTTGCGCCGAGCCATGTCGCAGCAAGGTACCCATGGTATACATCTGGGCATGAAAGGCGCCGGGGTGACCACCGGAACGGGATATCTCCTCCAGAATGACACCGGCCGTCGCCACGCCCATGCCGGAACCGCCATACTCCTCGGGAATAAGCACCGACAGAAAGCCAGCGTCCGTCAGCACCTGAATGAACTGATCCGGGTAGCCGCGGCTGCGGTCCAGTTCACGCCAGTAGGCATTGGGGAACTCCCGGCAAAGGCGGACAACGCTGTTGCGGATTTCCTGTAATTCATCCATGGGTGGCTCGCCTCTCTGGCGCTGAAGCGTGTGCAGGTTCTTCTGGACGCCTGGGATACCAGGGCCTGTTCACACTATTTTGATTATCGCTGCTGGAGGTCATTTTTGCCCCCAGCCAGGTGAAATGAGTGTAGTTTAGCCGTTCTGAATAAGTGAATTCCAACAACGCCGGAGCAGAAACTGCCTCAGCGCAGCAGGGAAACCGAGTGCAGCACCTCGTAACGGACACCGTCAGGCAAAGTCCTGGATTCATAGAGATTAACCGCTCCCGCTTGCAGCCCCTCCCACTCCCGGTCCGCATACTGCTCCCGCAGGGCAGACAAGTCTACCCGATGATCGGGGCGCAGCCGTGCCACGGTGAGATGCGGTACAAAGGGCTTGTTGTCCGGCTGGCAACCCACAACGGCGAGAAACCGGTTGAGCCGGGTGACCAGGGCGTCAAGCCTGGCGTCCGGTTCTACACCCAGCCAGATGGCCTGCTTGAAATACCCTATCCCCGCGAGCCGCAATTCCAGACCGGCCTCGGCTGCCAGCGCCTGATCCATGACCTGACTCAACAGAGGGATATCGGATTCCGGGATCATACCGAGGAATTTCAGCGTAATATGCAGATTCTCCGGCGCTACGGGCCGCACACCGGCCCCCGGGCTGGCGGCAAGCACCCGCAGACTCTCCAACACACCGCTGACGCGCTCGCCCGGCTGATAGGCCAGCCCAATGAAAAGCCGCCTGCGTTTGTGAGTCGTCATATCTGTACCCGATGCCCTTCAGGTGGCAAACTTGGGATTATTCAGGAACCACTGGTGTGAATCAATCATCGCAAAGCAGGATCAGGCAGCCCCATGGGCAGAATAACAGCCCTTGTGTGCGCCACCTTGGCGCTACTATCAGCCCTGACCGCCATGGCAGCGGCACAGGCTAAGGAGGAGAGAACCATGAGCAACCAGTCCCTGCCGGAAGACATCAATTTCCGTCATATTGAAACCAATGGCATCCGCATGCGGGTAGCCGAAATGGGCGAACGTGGCCCTCTGATCATTCTCGCCCATGGCTGGCCAGAATCATGGTACTCCTGGCGCCATCAAATGCCGGCCCTCGCGGCGGCGGGCTATCGGGTTGTAGCGCCCGACATGCGAGGCTACGGACAAACCGATGCCCCACTGGCCGTGGATCAGTACGATATCGAACACCTGGCCGGTGACATGGTCGGCCTGATCGACGCTTACGGTGAGCAACAGGCGATTATTATCGGGCATGACTGGGGCGCCATCGTAGCCTGGTACAGCGTGCTGCTGCACCCGGAGCGCTTTACCGCCCTGGTGGCATTGAGCGTGCCTTTTACGGGCCGGCCATCCAAATCACCGCTGGCGAGCTGGCAGGAAACTTTTGGTGACAATTTCTACTATATTCTCTACCACCAGGAATCCGGCGTGGCCGAAGCGGAGTATGACGCCGATCCCGAAGGCCTGCTCAGTCGCCTCTACCTGTCGCCGGATTCACCGCGGGAAGCACCGGAAGTAACTGACCGGCACCGTTCAGCCGGTGGCTGGATACCCCGCCTGGGCGCACCGAAGGGGCTACCCGACTGGCTGACCAGAGAAGACCTTGATTATTACGTGTCCCAGTTCGAACAGGCAGGATTCCGCGGCGGTATCAATTATTACCGCAATTTCCATCGCAACTGGGAGATCACCCCCCAGTTGCAGGGCGCCAGCATTGATATTCCCGTTCTTTTCATTGCCGGTGAGAAAGACATGGTGATCGCCGGTGCCAGTCAGGAAAAAGTAACCGCCGGCATCAGCCGGGTCGCCAATGACCTTCGCGGAGTGACGCTGCTGCCTGACGCCGGGCACTGGATTCAGCAAGAACTGCCGGAGGCCACCAACAGGGAGATCCTGAGTTTTCTTAAGGGATTGTGAGCGGGTGACGGGCCAGGGTTTTCACCCTGACCTCACTCGGTTTGATTCTGGCTGATATCCCCTATATGTAAAATTAGCTGACGCCGGCGATGCGCACTTTCAGCCAGAATCCGCAATAACTCAAGCGGCGCCAGCGAGTTGCGGCAGGCCTAGGGATAGCTCACCAATGATAAATTTTCTGACACAGAAAAGAGGGTAATTGCGCCATCGGCGTCGCGGGCAATTGACTGCTCTCAGACATAAGCGCGGAGCTGCTCCCGCTTCAGCTGGGCCACAAAGTTGGCCAGCAGATTATTGTCCTTCTGGGTAATCTCGAGAATGCGACCTCCGATCAGAGTCGCGTGCGTATCGGAAGACACTGCATGGATATTGCGGATTTCCATCCGGCAGGAGATCTTATTCTGAGGATCCAGCTCTATCTGACAGCCAACCGTCTGGTCTCCGTCGGGGAAAAACTGGCTCAAGAAACGCGGCAGCTCCGACTCTGTTTTCACACCGATTCCCAGCCGGGAAATATCCCGGACGGTGCCATCGATCTCCTGGTTCTCAGGCCCCTGCAAAGTAATTCTTACCCGGTTTCTGATCTCGTCCAGCAGTACCCGAAAGGCCTGCCTGGGCGTTGCAGTGCCCAGCTTCTCTGGGATTGTGACCTGATAGCCAAGACTGACGTCCTGCGCCAGGGGTTCGATGAAGCGACTCTCAAAAACCAGTTCCCGACTCCGCATGGCGGCTTTGATGATCACCGGGTTATCTTTGACTAGGGCGGGTGGCGCGGCTGGAATGGAATCCTTGATGGTCATGACGCG is part of the Gammaproteobacteria bacterium genome and harbors:
- a CDS encoding alpha/beta hydrolase is translated as MGRITALVCATLALLSALTAMAAAQAKEERTMSNQSLPEDINFRHIETNGIRMRVAEMGERGPLIILAHGWPESWYSWRHQMPALAAAGYRVVAPDMRGYGQTDAPLAVDQYDIEHLAGDMVGLIDAYGEQQAIIIGHDWGAIVAWYSVLLHPERFTALVALSVPFTGRPSKSPLASWQETFGDNFYYILYHQESGVAEAEYDADPEGLLSRLYLSPDSPREAPEVTDRHRSAGGWIPRLGAPKGLPDWLTREDLDYYVSQFEQAGFRGGINYYRNFHRNWEITPQLQGASIDIPVLFIAGEKDMVIAGASQEKVTAGISRVANDLRGVTLLPDAGHWIQQELPEATNREILSFLKGL
- a CDS encoding MaoC family dehydratase N-terminal domain-containing protein, which encodes MTDQQNEFAGWIGTTRQEQDCVTRAPLTSMAALLDKDPSAAGLPGCLPPLWHWLYFHAPARQSRLAPDGHPAKGEFLPPITLPRRMWAGGRLTFLQDIPVGCEVTRTSTIDNISQKQGRSGRLAFVLVRHAINVDGKPAVLEHHDIVYRDAPVSNAEPTAVNEAPLAPQDWDFSRQHCADIVLLFRYSALTFNAHRIHYDRDYAVGKEGYPGLVVHGPLLATLLMELLTDNKAPIRLQEFSFRALRPVFDNQPFRACGKLLEDGQCQLWIANQDNHLCMEAMAHFHTGG
- the thpR gene encoding RNA 2',3'-cyclic phosphodiesterase — its product is MTTHKRRRLFIGLAYQPGERVSGVLESLRVLAASPGAGVRPVAPENLHITLKFLGMIPESDIPLLSQVMDQALAAEAGLELRLAGIGYFKQAIWLGVEPDARLDALVTRLNRFLAVVGCQPDNKPFVPHLTVARLRPDHRVDLSALREQYADREWEGLQAGAVNLYESRTLPDGVRYEVLHSVSLLR
- a CDS encoding acyl-CoA dehydrogenase family protein: MDELQEIRNSVVRLCREFPNAYWRELDRSRGYPDQFIQVLTDAGFLSVLIPEEYGGSGMGVATAGVILEEISRSGGHPGAFHAQMYTMGTLLRHGSAQQKQHYLPEIASGRLRLQAFGVTEPAAGTDTTSINTFAEKRGDHYVVNGQKIWISRAAHSDLLLLLARTRPLQEVTKKTDGLSVFLVDMREVRERGLTVRPIETMMNHHTTELFFEDMKIPADSLVGEEHKGFRYILDGMNAERILIAYECIGDCKFFIERASAYASNREVFGRAIGMNQGVQFPIARSYANMRAAELMTWKAAELFDREERCGAEANMAKLLASEASWEAGDVCVQTHGGYGFAREFDIERKLRETRLYQVAPISTNLILSYLSEHVLGMPRSY
- a CDS encoding PilZ domain-containing protein, which codes for MNGVFETIQHLVRGESVSDSYAEVIDILTCLRDSRSAISVQFAGDSHFYPSIVTALSPQHRVMTIKDSIPAAPPALVKDNPVIIKAAMRSRELVFESRFIEPLAQDVSLGYQVTIPEKLGTATPRQAFRVLLDEIRNRVRITLQGPENQEIDGTVRDISRLGIGVKTESELPRFLSQFFPDGDQTVGCQIELDPQNKISCRMEIRNIHAVSSDTHATLIGGRILEITQKDNNLLANFVAQLKREQLRAYV